A region of Nostoc sp. 'Peltigera membranacea cyanobiont' N6 DNA encodes the following proteins:
- a CDS encoding RNA-guided endonuclease InsQ/TnpB family protein → MLVFEFKAYGKSTQFTAVDEAIRTAKFIRNSCIRLWMDVKDTGKNDLQKYCAVLAANFPFANELNSMARQASAERAWSSISRFYDNCKKGIPGLKAENAVLGSPQVERFSQTGYPQFQKDCRSVEYKTSGWKLADDRKSITFTDKKGIGRLKLKGTRDLHFYQINQIKRVRLVKRADGVYVQFCIDIDRFENIEPTGNTVGLDVGLKEYYTDSDGVMFENPKFLRTGERVLKRSQRRVSRKVKGSKNRGKARQILGKRHLKISRQRKDHAVKLARCVVQSNDLIAYEDLRIKNMVKNHCLAKSINDASWYQFRVWVEYLAKVFKRVTVAVNPQYTSQECSSCGEIVKKTLSTRTHVCSCGCVMDRDENAARIILSRGLGTVGHTGTFALDASNALGDATTTHAGVILDEQVMSLIKESQCL, encoded by the coding sequence ATGCTTGTTTTTGAGTTTAAAGCTTATGGGAAGTCAACCCAATTTACAGCAGTAGATGAGGCAATTCGGACTGCAAAGTTCATTCGTAATAGCTGTATTCGGCTATGGATGGATGTTAAAGATACAGGTAAAAACGATTTGCAGAAATATTGTGCTGTGCTTGCGGCTAACTTTCCCTTTGCGAATGAACTCAATTCAATGGCTCGTCAAGCTTCTGCTGAGAGAGCATGGTCTTCTATCTCTCGGTTTTATGACAACTGCAAGAAAGGTATTCCAGGTTTAAAAGCGGAAAACGCGGTCTTGGGGTCTCCCCAAGTAGAGCGATTTTCCCAGACAGGGTATCCTCAATTCCAGAAAGATTGTCGCTCAGTTGAGTATAAAACATCAGGGTGGAAGCTCGCCGACGATCGTAAATCTATAACATTCACTGACAAAAAAGGTATTGGTCGTTTAAAACTCAAAGGGACTCGTGATTTGCACTTCTACCAAATTAACCAGATTAAACGGGTGAGACTGGTAAAACGTGCAGATGGTGTGTATGTTCAGTTTTGCATTGATATAGACCGTTTTGAAAACATAGAACCAACTGGCAATACAGTAGGGTTAGATGTGGGATTGAAAGAATACTACACCGACTCCGATGGTGTAATGTTTGAGAACCCAAAGTTTTTGCGTACAGGTGAAAGGGTTCTTAAGCGTTCTCAACGTCGTGTTTCCAGAAAGGTGAAAGGTTCAAAGAATAGGGGCAAAGCTAGACAGATTTTAGGTAAACGCCACCTCAAAATAAGTAGGCAACGTAAAGACCATGCTGTGAAATTAGCACGGTGCGTAGTTCAGTCTAACGACTTGATTGCATACGAAGATTTGAGGATTAAAAATATGGTGAAAAATCATTGTTTAGCTAAGTCTATCAATGACGCATCTTGGTATCAGTTCCGTGTCTGGGTTGAGTACTTAGCGAAAGTATTTAAACGTGTCACGGTTGCGGTTAATCCGCAATACACGAGTCAAGAATGCTCTAGCTGTGGTGAAATTGTCAAAAAAACACTATCCACTAGAACGCACGTATGTTCATGCGGATGTGTGATGGACAGGGATGAGAACGCAGCTAGAATTATACTTAGTCGAGGATTGGGTACGGTAGGGCATACCGGAACCTTTGCGCTAGACGCAAGCAACGCTTTAGGAGATGCGACCACTACTCATGCTGGAGTAATCCTGGATGAGCAAGTCATGTCTTTGATTAAAGAATCTCAGTGTCTTTAG